The following coding sequences lie in one Apium graveolens cultivar Ventura chromosome 1, ASM990537v1, whole genome shotgun sequence genomic window:
- the LOC141716974 gene encoding uncharacterized protein LOC141716974 encodes MIGIDPGVMCHRLNIFPNCTGLRKKRRPVSWERAMTLKEEVDRLLEVGLIKESYYPKWLANPVLVKRPNGKRRRCVDFTDLNKACPKDSFPLPRTDQLVDAMAGHALLSFMDAYSGYNQIPMCNLLAVGEHDVQKTRLGEPWKYMWTICWEIEANPAKIKALLDMKSPTNVKQVQSLTRRIAALNRFVSKSSDRCKEFFKEIKLAGKDFDGQQSPVYYVSKRLHNAETRYTSMDKLVYALILASRKLRSYFQAHRIEVRTTYPLRQVLYRPESSGRLLKWAMELGQFDLEYMPRTTIRGQALADFLLEFDFTVDDKALVVIQPPHNEELLEEFPHPWWILHMDGAVNNGGAGAGIVLVSPRSHHLMSAIHFKFYATNNDAEYEALINGLKIALEMGCLIEKFKIVRLECVPWEKNSNADALEKMGSQQEVVLLGSIPLEIQEISSIPEL; translated from the exons ATGATAGGAATCGACCCCGGTGTAATGTGTCATCGGTTAAACATTTTCCCTAATTGCACGGGCTTACGAAAAAAGCGTCGCCCAGTGAGCTGGGAAAGAGCGATGACATTAAAAGAAGAGGTGGACCGACTGTTGGAAGTAGGGTTGATAAAAGAATCTTACTATCCCAAGTGGCTTGCAAATCCGGTGCTCGTAAAAAGGCCGAACGGGAAGAGGAGAAGGTGTGTAGACTTTACAGATCTCAACAAGGCATGTCCAAAGGATAGTTTTCCGCTCCCGCGAACTGACCAGTTGGTTGACGCAATGGCAGGGCATGCAttgctaagtttcatggatgcgTACTCCGGCTATAATCAAATTCCCAT GTGCAACCTATTAGCGGTTGGTGAACATGATGTTCAAAAGACCAGATTGGGAGAACCATGGAAGTATATGTGGACGATATGTTG GGAAATTGAAGCTAACCCCGCAAAGATCAAAGCACTTCTGGATATGAAATCACCCACCAATGTGAAACAAGTGCAAAGCTTAACTAGGAGGATCGCCGCGCTAAATCGATTTGTTTCTAAATCGTCCGACAGATGCAAGGAATTCTTTAAGGAGATTAAGTTGGCAGGGAAAGACTTT GACGGGCAACAGTCACCAGTATACTACGTGAGCAAGCGATTGCACAATGCTGAAACCCGCTACACAAGCATGGACAAGCTGGTTTATGCCTTGATCCTTGCATCAAGGAAGTTACGTTCATACTTCCAGGCCCATAGAATTGAAGTCCGCACAACATATCCGTTGCGGCAAGTCCTTTACAGACCAGAATCATCCGGGAGATTGTTGAAGTGGGCTatggagttgggacagtttgactTGGAATACATGCCCCGTACAACAATTAGAGGACAAGCCTTAGCCGACTTCTTGTTAGAATTTGATTTTACGGTTGATGATAAGGCCTTGGTAGTGATCCAGCCCCCTCATAATGAGGAACTTTTAGAAGAGTTCCCACATCCCTGGTGGATCTTGCATATGGATGGGGCGGTTAACAATGGGGGAGCAGGTGCGGGAATAGTACTTGTATCTCCCAGAAGCCATCATCTGATGAGTGCAATTCACTTCAAATTTTATGCAACGaataatgatgcggagtatgaAGCATTGATTAATGGCCTAAAGATCGCCTTAGAAATGGGA TGCCTGATTGAAAAGTTCAAAATTGTTAGGCTAGAATGTGTACCGTGGGAGAAGAACAGCAATGCGGATGCCCTGGAAAAAATGGGATCGCAGCAGGAGGTTGTGTTATTAGGATCTATACCCCTAGAGATCCAGGAGATTTCCAGCATCCCAGAGTTGTAG